In Parasteatoda tepidariorum isolate YZ-2023 chromosome 2, CAS_Ptep_4.0, whole genome shotgun sequence, one DNA window encodes the following:
- the LOC122270578 gene encoding histone-lysine N-methyltransferase SETMAR-like has product MRRREQRLLSKVASKQCGSPYEEQKLEHRKTINSYVYCETHRRLRRSIKNKRPGLITEGVVLLHDNARPHVSRVTHMERAKFEWETLNHPPYSPDMSPCYFHVFGPLKKHLKGKRFNSDGVLKDAVKDWVSSRPQEFWEQGILWPVHQWDRCAQAYGVYFE; this is encoded by the coding sequence ATGCGCAGGAGAGAGCAGAGGCTCTTATCAAAAGTGGCGTCCAAACAATGCGGCAGTCCGTATGAGGAACAGAAACTCGAGCACAGAAAAACCATTAACTCTTATGTATACTGTGAGACACACCGACGCCTACGCAGGTCCATCAAGAACAAAAGACCGGGGCTGATCACGGAGGGTGTGGTTCTGCTCCATGATAACGCGCGTCCACACGTCTCCAGAGTCACACACATGGAACGGGCCAAGTTCGAGTGGGAGACGTTGAACCATCCGCCCTACAGTCCGGATATGTCGCCCTGCTATTTCCACGTGTTTGGTCCACTGAAGAAACACCTGAAAGGGAAGCGCTTCAACTCGGACGGCGTACTCAAGGACGCTGTGAAGGATTGGGTCTCGTCGCGGCCGCAGGAATTCTGGGAACAAGGAATCCTGTGGCCTGTTCATCAGTGGGATCGTTGTGCTCAGGCCTATggtgtatattttgaataa